In the Deinococcus ficus genome, one interval contains:
- a CDS encoding malate dehydrogenase: MTKEPARVTVTGAAGQIGYSLLFRIASGDMLGKDQPVILQLLEITPALKALNGVVMELRDCAFPLLHDIVVTDDPMVAFKDADYALLVGAMPRKAGMERGDLLSANGGIFKPQGEAINAVAKRDIKVVVVGNPANTNALIAQQNAPDIDPKQFTALVRLDHNRAISQLAEKTGGAVKDIKNVTIWGNHSSTQYPDLSQATVNGQPALDQVDRTWYETEYIPTVAKRGAAIIEARGASSAASAAGAAIDHIRDWALGTPEGEWTSMAIPSDGSYGVPEGLIYGFPVRVKNGKYEIVQGLDISDFSRARMDATAKELQEERDEVRKLGLVK; encoded by the coding sequence ATGACCAAAGAACCCGCCCGCGTGACCGTAACCGGCGCCGCCGGCCAGATCGGCTACAGCCTGCTGTTCCGCATCGCCTCCGGCGACATGCTCGGCAAGGACCAGCCCGTCATCCTGCAACTGCTGGAAATCACCCCCGCCCTCAAGGCCCTCAACGGCGTCGTCATGGAACTCCGTGACTGCGCCTTCCCCCTCCTGCACGACATCGTCGTCACCGACGACCCCATGGTCGCCTTCAAGGACGCCGACTACGCCCTGCTGGTCGGCGCCATGCCCCGCAAGGCCGGCATGGAACGCGGCGACCTCCTCAGCGCCAACGGCGGCATCTTCAAACCCCAGGGCGAGGCCATCAACGCCGTCGCCAAACGCGACATCAAGGTCGTGGTGGTCGGCAACCCCGCCAACACCAACGCCCTCATCGCCCAGCAGAACGCCCCCGACATCGACCCCAAACAGTTCACGGCCCTGGTCCGCCTGGACCACAACCGCGCCATCAGCCAGCTCGCCGAGAAAACCGGCGGCGCCGTGAAGGACATCAAGAACGTCACCATCTGGGGCAACCACTCCTCAACCCAGTACCCCGACCTGAGCCAGGCGACCGTGAACGGCCAGCCTGCCCTGGACCAGGTGGACCGCACCTGGTACGAAACCGAGTACATCCCCACCGTCGCCAAGCGCGGCGCCGCGATCATCGAAGCGCGCGGCGCCAGCAGCGCCGCCTCGGCCGCCGGCGCCGCCATCGACCACATCCGCGACTGGGCCCTCGGCACCCCCGAAGGCGAATGGACCAGCATGGCCATCCCCAGCGACGGCAGCTACGGCGTGCCCGAAGGCCTCATCTACGGCTTCCCCGTGCGCGTCAAGAACGGCAAGTACGAGATCGTCCAGGGCCTGGACATCAGCGACTTCAGCCGCGCCCGCATGGACGCCACCGCCAAGGAACTCCAGGAAGAACGCGACGAAGTGCGCAAACTCGGCCTGGTCAAGTAA
- a CDS encoding MerR family transcriptional regulator encodes MTTLCGSAETLDALMDPRGVGIGQFAALMNLPSTTVRHLLREGLLHPYRLGARFVFFVQNVIELRGVQQWQALGLTLEETRDFIQAQNLVGMLMEADQDGTRLMTVSHTQPHPPGPAQVQELQLQALERIQAANARLNEKKRALEEQLARGQSLEEALRTTLQEATTSVE; translated from the coding sequence ATGACCACCCTCTGCGGGAGCGCGGAAACACTGGACGCCCTGATGGACCCAAGAGGCGTAGGTATCGGGCAGTTCGCGGCTCTGATGAATCTACCCTCGACCACCGTACGCCACCTGTTACGCGAAGGCCTGCTGCATCCCTACAGGCTCGGAGCACGCTTCGTCTTCTTCGTGCAGAACGTGATCGAACTGCGTGGCGTGCAGCAGTGGCAGGCCCTGGGCCTGACCCTGGAGGAAACCCGGGACTTCATTCAGGCACAGAATCTGGTGGGGATGCTCATGGAGGCCGACCAGGACGGCACACGGCTGATGACGGTCAGCCACACGCAACCTCACCCTCCCGGTCCCGCTCAGGTCCAGGAACTGCAACTTCAGGCCCTGGAACGCATCCAGGCCGCCAATGCCCGCCTGAACGAAAAAAAGCGTGCTCTGGAAGAACAGCTTGCTCGGGGACAAAGCCTGGAGGAGGCGCTCAGAACCACCCTTCAGGAGGCGACGACCTCAGTGGAATAA